The genome window TGGACATTTGAAAAAACAACCGGGCTGTTAAAGCTTGCTGAGTTATTGAGCAAACAGATCATCAAGCTATCAAACGGAGAAACCAAAAGACTGATGCTCGCAGCAGCTTTATTGAAATCGCCGGTTTTGTTATTGCTTGATAGTCCGCTAACCGGGCTGGATGTGCAGACGCGCAAGGATTTTAACTCCATAATAGATGAGATCATTCAATCTGGAATAACAGTTATTATGGCCACGTCACCTTATGAAATTCCGGATGCAATAACCAATGTTGCCATTTTGCAGGAGGGTGCAATAATTAAAAGCCTTAATAAAGATGAGTTTAAACCTGCTTGGTTTATGCAGGATGATACCGATGTAATTGACAACGAAGAGCTTAAAACCTTATTAAACCCAAAAACGGCGAAAATAACCTATAAGCATATTGTTAAAATGGATAATGTGTTTATAAAGTATGGTGATAAAGTTATTTTAAATCAAATAGACTGGCAAATTGTACCCGGCGAAAGATGGGCACTGCTCGGGCCAAACGGGGCTGGTAAGTCAACCCTGCTTAGTTTAATAAATGCGGATAATCCGCAAGCTTATGCAAATGATCTAGTTTTATTTGATAAAAAACGCGGCACCGGCGAGAGCATTTGGGATATAAAAAGCAAAATTGGTTTCGTATCGCCCGAACTGCACCAGTATTTCCCTACTGATAACAGCTGTTTGCAGGTTATAGAATCCGGGTATTATGATACGCTGGGCTTATTCCGTCCATCACAAAAAGCGAAAGCCGATACCGCTTTACGCTGGATGAAAGCCCTGGAGATAGAGAAATATGCACGCGTACTCTTAAAAAACATCCCTGCTAGCGCT of Mucilaginibacter xinganensis contains these proteins:
- a CDS encoding ATP-binding cassette domain-containing protein gives rise to the protein MKQSLISINNATVRFLNNILFTGLNFSVNKGENCALIGKSGSGKSALLHTIAGRFNITAGEIEWHFFEEFKSHAENADAQLTHHKLMALVEPKHHFKNLSNTADFYYQQRYNSSDSEDTLTVEEYLRAVTPVLRQAGYWTFEKTTGLLKLAELLSKQIIKLSNGETKRLMLAAALLKSPVLLLLDSPLTGLDVQTRKDFNSIIDEIIQSGITVIMATSPYEIPDAITNVAILQEGAIIKSLNKDEFKPAWFMQDDTDVIDNEELKTLLNPKTAKITYKHIVKMDNVFIKYGDKVILNQIDWQIVPGERWALLGPNGAGKSTLLSLINADNPQAYANDLVLFDKKRGTGESIWDIKSKIGFVSPELHQYFPTDNSCLQVIESGYYDTLGLFRPSQKAKADTALRWMKALEIEKYARVLLKNIPASAQRLCLLARALTKNPDLLIFDEPCQGLDEHQQHHFKTLVDTICRLSNVTLIYVTHYQHEIPDSVTKVLRLDKGKQC